Proteins encoded together in one Vitis vinifera cultivar Pinot Noir 40024 chromosome 4, ASM3070453v1 window:
- the LOC100249258 gene encoding peroxidase 46 produces METKLLVFSPQLLILLLFSFAAFPSPSSSRLAFNFYGASCPSAEFIVKNTVRSASSFDPTIPGKLLRLLFHDCMVEGCDASVLLQGNDTERSDPANASLGGFSVINSAKRVLEIFCPGTVSCADILALAARDAVEIVGGPMLQIPTGRRDGRASVASVVRFNIIDTSFSMDEMMKLFSSKGLSLDDLVILSGAHTIGSAHCSAFSDRFQADSKGTLTRIDTSLDKAYANELRKKCPSSVSSSVTVNNDPETSFLFDNQYYRNLMAHKGLFQSDSVLFSDKRTKKMVEDLANNQNSFFERWGQSFLKLTIIGVKSDDEGEIRQSCEVANG; encoded by the exons ATGGAGACAAAGCTACTAGTTTTTTCTCCTCAACTTCTCATTCTCCTTCTCTTCTCTTTTGCTGcttttccttctccttcttcttccaGACTTGCCTTCAACTTCTATGGAGCTTCATGTCCATCTGCTGAGTTTATAGTGAAAAACACAGTCAGATCAGCTTCCTCCTTTGACCCAACCATTCCTGGAAAGCTCCTTCGCCTGCTCTTTCATGACTGCATGGTAGAG GGTTGTGATGCATCTGTGCTGTTACAAGGAAATGATACTGAGAGAAGTGATCCAGCAAATGCCTCTCTTGGAGGATTTTCTGTTATAAATTCAGCAAAAAGAGTACTTGAAATCTTCTGTCCAGGAACTGTTTCTTGTGCTGACATTCTTGCTTTGGCAGCTAGGGATGCCGTCGAAATT GTTGGCGGACCGATGCTTCAGATTCCAACGGGAAGGAGGGACGGAAGGGCTTCTGTGGCTTCAGTTGTTAGATTCAACATTATAGACACAAGTTTTAGTATGGATGAGATGATGAAGCTCTTCTCTTCTAAAGGGTTGTCCTTAGATGACCTTGTCATCCTATCAG GAGCCCACACCATAGGATCAGCTCATTGCAGTGCATTCAGTGATAGGTTCCAAGCAGACTCAAAGGGGACACTGACCCGCATTGACACATCCTTAGACAAAGCTTATGCAAATGAGCTGAGGAAGAAGTGCCCATCAAGTGTAAGCTCATCTGTAACAGTTAACAATGATCCAGAAACATCCTTCTTGTTTGACAATCAGTACTATCGAAATCTCATGGCCCACAAAGGTCTCTTCCAATCAGATTCCGTCCTCTTTAGTGATAAAAGAACTAAGAAAATGGTAGAGGATCTTGCAAATAACCAGAATAGTTTCTTTGAGAGATGGGGCCAGTCTTTCTTGAAGCTTACCATCATCGGAGTGAAGAGTGATGATGAAGGGGAAATCCGGCAATCATGTGAAGTAGCTAATGGATAA
- the LOC100249134 gene encoding putative pentatricopeptide repeat-containing protein At3g25970, producing the protein MRPLHSLSQSSFTALYRASVNHCLAIKSGTTASIYTANNIISGYAKCGEIRIASKMFGETSQRDAVSWNTMIAGFVNLGNFETALEFLKSMKRYGFAVDGYSFGSILKGVACVGYVEVGQQVHSMMVKMGYEGNVFAGSALLDMYAKCERVEDAFEVFKSINIRNSVTWNALISGYAQVGDRGTAFWLLDCMELEGVEIDDGTFAPLLTLLDDPDLHKLTTQVHAKIVKHGLASDTTVCNAIITAYSECGSIEDAERVFDGAIETRDLVTWNSMLAAYLVNNQEEEAFQLFLEMQVLGFEPDIYTYTSVISAAFEGSHQGQGKSLHGLVIKRGLEFLVPISNSLIAMYLKSHSKSMDEALNIFESLENKDHVSWNSILTGFSQSGLSEDALKFFENMRSQYVVIDHYAFSAVLRSCSDLATLQLGQQVHVLVLKSGFEPNGFVASSLIFMYSKCGVIEDARKSFDATPKDSSIAWNSLIFGYAQHGRGKIALDLFFLMKDRRVKLDHITFVAVLTACSHIGLVEEGWSFLKSMESDYGIPPRMEHYACMIDLLGRAGRLDEAKALIEAMPFEPDAMVWKTLLGACRTCGDIELASQVASHLLELEPEEHCTYVLLSSMFGHLRRWNEKASIKRLMKERGVKKVPGWSWIEVKNEVRSFNAEDRSHPNCEEIYLRLGELMEEIRRLDYVANSEVFLHDF; encoded by the coding sequence ATGAGGCCATTGCACTCACTCAGTCAATCTTCTTTCACCGCTTTATACAGGGCTTCAGTCAACCATTGTTTGGCGATCAAATCAGGAACAACTGCAAGCATATACACTGCCAACAATATCATAAGTGGATACGCAAAATGTGGAGAGATACGTATTGCTAGCAAGATGTTCGGTGAAACGTCGCAACGGGATGCTGTGTCTTGGAATACAATGATTGCAGGGTTTGTGAATTTGGGGAACTTTGAGACTGCACTGGAGTTTCTAAAATCCATGAAAAGATATGGGTTTGCGGTTGATGGGTATAGTTTTGGAAGTATACTTAAGGGTGTTGCTTGTGTTGGATATGTTGAGGTTGGGCAGCAAGTGCATTCCATGATGGTTAAGATGGGTTACGAGGGGAATGTGTTTGCAGGTAGCGCACTCTTAGACATGTATGCGAAATGTGAGAGAGTTGAGGATGCATTTGAGGTGTTTAAGTCTATAAATATTCGTAATTCTGTTACCTGGAATGCTTTGATTAGTGGGTATGCTCAAGTGGGTGATCGGGGGACTGCATTTTGGCTATTGGATTGTATGGAGCTGGAGGGTGTGGAGATTGACGATGGGACATTTGCTCCACTTTTGACATTGCTTGATGACCCAGATTTGCACAAATTGACAACGCAGGTTCATGCTAAAATTGTGAAGCATGGGTTGGCATCTGATACTACTGTGTGCAATGCCATAATCACAGCGTACTCAGAGTGTGGGTCCATTGAAGATGCTGAAAGAGTGTTTGATGGTGCTATTGAGACACGAGATCTAGTGACATGGAATTCTATGCTGGCTGCTTACCTAGTAAATAATCAGGAAGAGGAGGCATTTCAGCTCTTCCTTGAAATGCAAGTGCTTGGGTTTGAACCAGACATCTATACATACACTAGTGTCATAAGTGCTGCTTTTGAAGGTTCACATCAAGGCCAAGGAAAGTCCTTACATGGATTGGTAATCAAAAGGGGATTGGAATTTTTGGTACCGATCTCTAATTCATTGATTGCCATGTATCTCAAATCACATAGCAAATCCATGGATGAagcattaaatatatttgaatccTTGGAAAACAAGGACCATGTCTCTTGGAATTCCATTTTGACAGGATTCTCACAAAGTGGGTTAAGTGAAGATGCATTGAAGTTCTTTGAGAATATGCGATCTCAGTACGTAGTGATCGATCACTATGCCTTTTCTGCTGTCCTTAGGTCTTGCTCGGATTTAGCAACTCTCCAGTTGGGTCAACAAGTTCATGTCCTAGTACTTAAATCAGGCTTCGAGCCAAATGGATTCGTTGCCAGTTCATTGATATTTATGTATTCGAAGTGTGGTGTCATTGAAGATGCTAGAAAATCATTTGATGCAACACCAAAAGATAGCTCAATCGCATGGAACTCACTCATATTTGGTTATGCGCAACACGGGCGAGGCAAAATTGCACTTGATCTCTTCTTCTTAATGAAAGATAGAAGAGTGAAGCTGGATCATATAACTTTTGTTGCAGTTCTAACTGCATGCAGCCACATTGGATTGGTAGAAGAGGGTTGGTCTTTCCTAAAATCTATGGAATCTGACTATGGGATTCCACCTCGGATGGAGCATTATGCTTGTATGATTGATCTGCTTGGGCGGGCTGGGCGTCTAGATGAGGCAAAAGCATTAATTGAGGCAATGCCATTTGAGCCAGATGCAATGGTGTGGAAAACACTACTTGGTGCATGTAGGACTTGTGGTGACATAGAATTGGCGAGTCAGGTGGCAAGCCATCTATTAGAACTAGAGCCTGAAGAGCATTGCACTTATGTTCTACTCTCCAGCATGTTTGGGCATCTCAGGAGGTGGAACGAAAAGGCTAGCATAAAGAGGTTGATGAAGGAGAGAGGGGTAAAAAAGGTTCCTGGCTGGAGTTGGATAGAGGTTAAAAATGAGGTGCGTTCCTTCAATGCTGAGGATCGATCCCACCCTAATTGTGAAGAGATATACCTGAGATTAGGAGAATTAATGGAGGAAATCAGGAGGTTGGATTATGTTGCTAATTCAGAGGTTTTTTTGCATGATTTTTGA